One stretch of Orcinus orca chromosome 15, mOrcOrc1.1, whole genome shotgun sequence DNA includes these proteins:
- the RAB35 gene encoding ras-related protein Rab-35 isoform X2, with product MARDYDHLFKLLIIGDSGVGKSSLLLRFADNTFSGSYITTIGVDFKIRTVEINGEKVKLQIWDTAGQERFRTITSTYYRGTHGVIVVYDVTSAESFVNVKRWLHEINQNCDDVCRILVGNKNDDPERKVVETEDAYKFAGQMGIQLFETSAKENVNVEEMFNCITELVLRAKKDNLAKQQQQQQNDVVKLTKNSKRKKRCC from the exons ATGGCCCGGGACTACGACCACCTCTTCAAGCTGCTCATTATCGGCGACAGCG GTGTCGGCAAGAGCAGTTTACTGTTACGTTTTGCAGACAACACTTTCTCAG gcagTTACATCACCACGATCGGAGTGGATTTTAAGATTCGGACTGTGGAGATCAACGGGGAGAAAGTGAAGCTGCAGATCTGGGACACGGCCGGGCAGGAGCGCTTCCGCACCATCACCTCCAC ATATTATCGGGGGACCCACGGGGTCATCGTGGTCTATGACGTCACCAGCGCCGAATCCTTTGTCAACGTCAAGCGGTGGCTTCATGAAATCAACCAGAACTGTGATGACGTGTGCCGGATACTAG TGGGGAATAAGAATGACGACCCTGAGCGGAAGGTGGTGGAGACAGAAGACGCCTACAAATTCGCCGGGCAGATGGGGATCCAGTTGTTTGAGACCAGCGCCAAGGAGAATGTCAACGTGGAAGAG ATGTTCAACTGCATCACAGAGCTGGTCCTCCGAGCAAAGAAAGACAACTTAGcgaaacagcaacagcaacaacagaacGATGTGGTGAAGCTCACGAAGAACAGTAAACGAAAGAAACGCTGCTGCTAA
- the RAB35 gene encoding ras-related protein Rab-35 isoform X3 — protein sequence MARDYDHLFKLLIIGDSGVGKSSLLLRFADNTFSGSYITTIGVDFKIRTVEINGEKVKLQIWDTAGQERFRTITSTYYRGTHGVIVVYDVTSAESFVNVKRWLHEINQNCDDVCRILDVQLHHRAGPPSKERQLSETATATTERCGEAHEEQ from the exons ATGGCCCGGGACTACGACCACCTCTTCAAGCTGCTCATTATCGGCGACAGCG GTGTCGGCAAGAGCAGTTTACTGTTACGTTTTGCAGACAACACTTTCTCAG gcagTTACATCACCACGATCGGAGTGGATTTTAAGATTCGGACTGTGGAGATCAACGGGGAGAAAGTGAAGCTGCAGATCTGGGACACGGCCGGGCAGGAGCGCTTCCGCACCATCACCTCCAC ATATTATCGGGGGACCCACGGGGTCATCGTGGTCTATGACGTCACCAGCGCCGAATCCTTTGTCAACGTCAAGCGGTGGCTTCATGAAATCAACCAGAACTGTGATGACGTGTGCCGGATACTAG ATGTTCAACTGCATCACAGAGCTGGTCCTCCGAGCAAAGAAAGACAACTTAGcgaaacagcaacagcaacaacagaacGATGTGGTGAAGCTCACGAAGAACAGTAA
- the RAB35 gene encoding ras-related protein Rab-35 isoform X1, giving the protein MEEEVRDPRGEVFWCRLVGEEDGCCSASEELGLGTISLKRGRGWSGDPGLLSFPAFSPAGVGKSSLLLRFADNTFSGSYITTIGVDFKIRTVEINGEKVKLQIWDTAGQERFRTITSTYYRGTHGVIVVYDVTSAESFVNVKRWLHEINQNCDDVCRILVGNKNDDPERKVVETEDAYKFAGQMGIQLFETSAKENVNVEEMFNCITELVLRAKKDNLAKQQQQQQNDVVKLTKNSKRKKRCC; this is encoded by the exons ATGGAGGAAGAGGTCAGAGATCCAAGGGGAGAGGTGTTCTGGTGCAGGCTGGTTGGGGAGGAAGATGGGTGCTGCTCTGCCTCTGAAGAGTTAGGACTCGGGACCATCTCCCTGAAGAGGGGTAGGGGTTGGAGTGGGGACCCGGGCCTCCTCTCATTTCCTGCTTTCTCCCCTGCAGGTGTCGGCAAGAGCAGTTTACTGTTACGTTTTGCAGACAACACTTTCTCAG gcagTTACATCACCACGATCGGAGTGGATTTTAAGATTCGGACTGTGGAGATCAACGGGGAGAAAGTGAAGCTGCAGATCTGGGACACGGCCGGGCAGGAGCGCTTCCGCACCATCACCTCCAC ATATTATCGGGGGACCCACGGGGTCATCGTGGTCTATGACGTCACCAGCGCCGAATCCTTTGTCAACGTCAAGCGGTGGCTTCATGAAATCAACCAGAACTGTGATGACGTGTGCCGGATACTAG TGGGGAATAAGAATGACGACCCTGAGCGGAAGGTGGTGGAGACAGAAGACGCCTACAAATTCGCCGGGCAGATGGGGATCCAGTTGTTTGAGACCAGCGCCAAGGAGAATGTCAACGTGGAAGAG ATGTTCAACTGCATCACAGAGCTGGTCCTCCGAGCAAAGAAAGACAACTTAGcgaaacagcaacagcaacaacagaacGATGTGGTGAAGCTCACGAAGAACAGTAAACGAAAGAAACGCTGCTGCTAA